The genomic region TCCTTGTAGGAAATGACTTTGGAGATCTTCAGATCGAAGATGGCGGTGTTCGGGCCACGGAAGGTGTTGCGACCGATTCCAGGAATGTAGTTGAAGCCGCTGAAGTTCCCCTGGGCCGAGGTGTAACCAACGCCCGTGCCGCTGCCGTTAATGCCACCTTGTGCGGTGCCGCTGGGGCTGCCGCTTTCCTGCATGGTGAAGGGCAGGCCGTTCTGCCACTGGAAGATGGGAGCGATCTGCCAGCCGTTGGCGAGGAAACCGGCGAATCCGGACTTATGCCACGGAGATTCGCCTACGGCATGGAAGACAAAGCGCAGCGGGACATCGTACTTCGACCTCCCGTACCCTTCCCTGACAAAATTGGGATCGGTGGGGAACAGGAAGTCGTTTACGTCGGTAAAGGTCTGCTGGTTCTGGTTGTAATCGAAGGAGCGTCCCCAGGTCACATTGGTGCTGAACTGGACGTGCCGGGACATGCGGTGGTTAACCTGGAACACCATCGCATTGTAATTGGAGGTGATGGGGCTGAAGATGTCGGTTACCGGACCGTACTTGGCGTTGGGCCGGGCGGTATACACCGGAATGGTGTAGATGGTCCCGGTAGGCCCAAGCGGCCCTTCCCGGTTTGCGTCGGTGATTCTATAGGCGAGGTTGGAGGCAGGTGCGGTCAGGTTCGTGTCGATGAAGCTCGGCAAATGACGTCCGAAGCTGCCAAGGTAAGACAGCGACACCACCGTATTCCATCCGAGTTCGTGCTCGAATGTGAGATCGACTTGGTGGATCTGCGGGAGCTGGAAATTGGGGTCGAAGAAGTAAACACTGGGCCTGCTGGCCCCGCCGGTGGGCAGAACGTTGGGATCCAAAATCTTCGGGAACGCAGCGCCGGCTGCCAAGCCGGTAGTGGAGGTGTAGGAGAAAAGATTCTGGCCGCTTGGCATGCCGGTGGCGGTCAGGGCGCTGAAGATGGTGGAGTTGATGACCCGCCCGTAGTAAATGCCCCAACCGCCGCGGAGGGAGGTCTTGCCGTCTCCCCAGACATCCCAAGCAAATCCGATACGCGGCCCAAAGTTGTTCTTGTCGCTGGGCATCTTGCCGGTCTGCGAGAAATCCGGATTGACGAGATTGCTGAAGGCGCTGGGCAGTTGCTCGTATTCATAGCGTAAGCCGAGACTGAGGGTGAGGCGAGGCAGCATCCTCCAGTCATCCTGAAAGAAGAAGGCAATGTCGTTGGTAGACATCTGGAAGCCGAGCGGACCAAAGCCTTGCCTGTAACTGCTATAGCACGGGGTGTTGTGCGCAGCTCCGCAGGAATTGGGCTTGTAGAGGTCGGAGAGATAGTTGGTGATGGTGCTATAGCTGTAAGCGCCAAACTGAAATTCGTTGTGGATCGCAGTGTCGTTCACATGGCTGAAGTCCATGCCAAACTTGAACAGGTGCTTGCCATGGGACCAGGACATGGTGTCGGCAATCTGGTGGCGATACTCGTCGGGATACTTGGGACGGGTCAGGAAGCTAACCACACCCATATCAAATCCGCCGGTAATGAATACGTCCGGGGCGAAACCGAGCGGATTGGTGTAGCCCGGGAAATTCGGAGAGGTGATGAAGTTGCGTTGATCGTATGCCGTTGGCGGCTGGGGGTTCTCGAATTCGAAATCACGCCCATACTGATAACGAATTTGGTTGGACACATTGTTGGTGAGCATGCTGTCCAGCCTGGCAATGCCCCAAGTGTCTTTGACGTAATCGTTGCCAAAGGCATTGATGGCGTCCGTATTCGTCGCCTGGGTTTGGATGCCGGCGGGCGAAGCCCAGCGCATGCGGTTGAATTCCAGGGACAGGCGGTGCCTGCTGCTGATCTGCCAGTCCAGCTTGGGGAACCAGATGAACTGCTCGCCGGTGCGCGGGACGGGCCCGGTTTCGCTCAATAGCCCAGTGAGCCCGTTGGTGTAGCAGGCCAGAGCTGTGCCGCCGCATTGGCTTACCGAGGCACCGAGGTTGGAGCCCAAGGTAGTGACGGCAGAGGCACCGGCGGTTGGAACCACAAAGAACGTCTTGGCCGAACTGGGCACCGCAGTACCCGGGAAGTTGCGCTTGAACCAGTCGAAAGCCATGAAGAAGAACAGCTTGTCCTTCTTGATCGGCCCGCCGATGGCGAAGCCGGAAATCTTGCGTACATCGGTCGGCTTGTACTGATTGGTGACGAACGCTCCCGTGGCATCCTGAGTCGTGAGAACGGTAAAGGGATTCGACGCACCCCAGGCATTGTCGCGGTCGTAGAAGTACATTTCGCCGTGGAGATTGTTGGTCCCGCTCTTGGTGACGGTGTTGATGACGCCGCCGGCGGAGCGACCATACTCGGCGGAGTAGTTGGAGGTGTTGACCTGAAATTCCTGGACGGCGGCCTTGGCGCTGGAGTAACCGGCGCGAGTACGCCCGCGTTCTTCGGAGAAGAAGGCCTGATTGTTGTCGGCGCCATCCACGGTGTTGTTGTTCAGCAGCACGCTCATGCCACGGAAGCTGACCAGGCCGAAACCGCTGCCGTCGTTCACGACCGTGGGCGTGAGCAATACGAAATTCGACCAGCGGCCGCCATTGATCGGAAGATTGGCGATAGCGGTGTTATTCAGAACCGGAGCGAAGTCAGCCGAAGTGGTATTGATCTGCGGCGCCTCGGCGCTAACGGTGACGGTCTCGGCAGCGTTGCCGACATTGAGGCGCGGCGACAGGTCGGTGACCGTACCGACGTTGACGATCACCTGCTGCGCCTTGTAGGGCGCGAAGCCGGCCGCCGTAACGGTGACGGTATATACCGACGGTTTGAGGCTAGTGGCGCGAAAATTTCCGGTTGCGTCGCTGGTGACAGTCAGCTCGGCGTTGGTCGCGTTGTTGTGCACCACGATAGTGGCGTTAGGGACCACCGCGCCGGTGGAATCGTAAACCGTTCCGCTGACGGCCCCCTCGGTGGTGGACTGCGCAAAGGCGACGGCGCAGATCAGCAAGCACACCGCGAGTAGCCACATGGTTCGAATAATGCTGTCCGGGAGAAGAAGCCCGGAAGAAGTCCGACCAGAAGTTTGGCGCGAAAACATATGCTCTTGGCTCCTCAATTTAGGCTTTGCGCTGCAGGGTCGAAGGACTCGGCTGCGGATTGACTTGCTTGGGTGACATTGGAAGAGAAACTACTTGCACGCTGCAAACCAAAATTACGGAAAGATAAAGGCACGAATAAATGGGAGTTGCCGTTCAACAATGTGTACATGCCTCCAGTTTTCGATATAAGCGCTGGTAAACCTACAAAACTTGGTATTACTGGTTCCGCAAAAGCCCACTTTGGCTGATTAACGACGAATTCATCCCACCTTAGTTCCGGGTATTTCCACAGCCATGCACACAGCTTCCCGCTCCGCTCTCGCGGACAGCACCGCATAGTGGACCGTAAATCATCGAGGGCACAGGAAGGAGAACCGTTTTACGGCGGGGAAAGATATCACGCCAACCGTCAGGTGTGAACATCATGCGGGTTAATGTTTCGTGAATCCGGGCGCGGCAATCTCGGGATGAATGGAGTCGTCGAGGAAGGGTTACCGCAGATTTACTTCGGACTTACCCGGCAGGCCGTGCTACGGCGGGACGAGCAGCGTTGATTCGAGCCAGCACGGCGGCGGATGACTGCTCAAGGGGCACTTCCCCGGACACGACGATGTCGGCGAAACAGCGGGTGGGACGAACGTAGAGCTCAGCCATGGGGCGCACGATTTCGACGTACTGGTTGTGGACGGATTCGGCGGTTCGCCCGCGTTCGCGGACGTCGCGAACCTGGCGGCGGGCGAGGCAAACGTCGTCGGGGGCGTCGATGTAGACCTTGGTTCCAAACAGGGGCCGGAGATCTGCCCAGTAGAGCGCAAACAGGCCTTCCAAGATCACGTGGCGGCCGGGCGTGACGGTCTCCCACGAGGACGAGCGGGTGTGGACGGTGAAGTCATAGACCGGACGCTGCACCGGCAGCCCGGCGGCCAGAGCAGTAAGGTGTTGGCGCAGGAGATCGTGATCGACGGCGTCGGGCAGGTCGAAATTGAAATGGCAGCGGGACTCGATGGGCAGGAAGTCGAGGTCGCGGTAATAGGCGTCCATGGGCAAAATGGGCGCGGAAAGGAGGCGCGAAAGAGACTTCGCCAACTCGGTCTTGCCGGCGCAGGACGGACCGGCGATGGCGATAATGTGAGTAGTGGACATGGTTTCAGTTTCAGTTTCGGAAGAACCCAGATTCCTCGCTGCGCACGGAACGACAAATCCTAAACTTCAATGACAAGTCTGAACATTCTCTACGATCCCGCGAGATCTTCCACCTGCGGCATGATCGCTTCCAGCAATTGGATGAACTTCGCTTTCACGCGCTCCCCAGTTTCGAGAACCTCCTTGTGGTCGATGGGCCGGTCGAGAATTCCGGCAGCCATGTTGGTGACGCAGGAAATGCCGAGCACGCGAATGCCGATGTGGCGCGCCGCGATGACTTCAGCGACGGTGGACATCCCGACAACATCGGCGCCGATGGTGCGCAGGTAACGAATTTCGGCCGGAGTTTCGTACATCGGGCCATACAAGGCCGCGTAAACGCCTTCGAAGACGTCAATGCCGAGACGCTTGCCGTGTTCCATGGCAATCTGGCGATAAGGGCGGAAGTAGGCCTGGGTCATGTCGAGGAAACGCGGTCCGAGACGCTCGTCGTTGGGGCCGATGAGCGGGTTTACGCCCTGCAGGTTGATGTGGTCCTTGAGCACGACCAGGGAGCCCTGGGTGTAGGTTTCGTTGATGCCGCCGGCGGCGTTGGTGAGGATGAGTGCCTTGACGCCAAAGCGGCCCAGCGCGCGCACCGGAAAAACGACATCGCGCACGCTGTGGCCTTCGTACAAATGCACCCGGCCCTGCATGCAGGCAACGGGAACGTGTCCGAGGGTGCCGATAACCAAATTGCCGGCATGACCTTCCGCGCTGGGCTTGGGAAAGTGCGGAATATCGGCGTAAGGAATCGGGACGGCGCCGGTCAGCTTATCGGCGAAGGAACCCAAGCCGGAGCCGAGCACGAGCCCGACCTTGGGGCGCAGCTTGGTCTTGGAGGACAGGTAGTTGGCGGCCTCTTCGGCGCGGGTGAAGTCGTCGGCGAGCTGGCGAGCGCTTGCGACTGCTGGTTTCATAAGACTGCCGTTAGTCGATAGTTCGTTGGTCGTGGCCAAAGCAGGATGCGAACGACTGACGACCAACGACTAACGACCTCCCTCATTTCAGCAAAATTCCGACGATCGAAGCCGACATCAGGTTCGCCATGGTGCCGGCGAGCATGGCACGGAAGCCGAGTTTGGCCAGGTCCGAGCGCTTATTGGGCGCCAGCGCGCTGATGCCGCCAATCTGTATGCCAATGGAGCTGAAATTGGCAAATCCACAGAGCGCGAAGGTGGCGATGGTAAAGGAGCGCGGATCGAGCGTGCTCCTCATGGGGCCGAGATTGGCGAAGGCGACCAGCTCGTTAATCACCATACGCGTGCCCAGCAGATTGCCGACGGCGAGGCAGTCGCGCCACGGCACGCCAATCACGAAAGCGACCGGGGCGAAGATGACGCCGAAAACTTTCTCCAGGCTGGAGGGAAACCAGCTCGCCCAATGGTTGTGAATGCCGCCGAAAATACCGTTGACCAGCGCGATCAGCGCGAGAAAGGAAATGAGCATGGCGGCAACGTTGAACGCCAGGTGCATGCCGTCAATGGTGCCGCGGGCGATGGCGCCGAGGACGTTCTCGTCCTTGTGGTTCACGTCTTCGAGTTCGACCTTGGCAGGGGCGGATTCAGGGCGGGGCGAATTGCTTTCGCCAGTCAGCGGGACCTCGGTTTCCGGCACCAGCATCTTGGCCATCAGAATGGTGCCGGGGGCGGTCATGATGACGGCGCTGAGCAGGTGCTTGGCCTCGATGCCGTAGAGCACGTAGGCGCCCATGATGCCGCCGGAAACGTGCGCCATGCCGGCCGTCATGACGGTCATCAGCTCGGAGCGGGTGAGCGAAGGCAGAAAAGGGCGGATGGTGAGCGGGGCTTCCGTCTGTCCCATGAAGACGCTGGCGGCAACGTCGAGCGATTCGGCGCCGCTGGCGCCCATTAGTTTCATCACCTTGGCGAACTGTTTGATGATGAACTGCATGATGCCGAAATGGTAGAGCACAGCGAAGAACGCGCTAATGAAGATGATGGTCGGCAGCACCTGGAAGGCAAAGATGAAGCCTTGCGGCGACATCTTCTTGCCGAGATCGCCAAAGATGAACTGCGAGCCGGCGAAGGAAAAGCTAAGTAGCCGCGTGACGCCGGCGCCGGCCTTGGCGAGCATCAGGCGTCCGACATCAAAGCGCAGCACGAGAAAGGCGAAGGCGAATTGCAACCCGACGCCCCACAGCAGGGTCTTCAGGCGAATGGAGCGGCGCGCGGTGGAAAAGGCGAAGGCGAGGCCGAGCATGGTGGCGAGGCCGAGAATGCCGACGAATCTGTACATAGTTTCAGTATCGAGTTTCAGTATCGAGTTTCGGTTTCGAGTTTCAGTCTCGAGTTAGTTCCCAGACCCGAATCGCGAGCAAAACCAGTTGCAAGTTGCGAGCAAAAGCAGATTCCTCGCTGCGCTCGGAACGACAATTCTTCAGATAACGTTCATGGCAGGGCGGAAGCCGTGCCCTTCCTACTCCCCGATTACGCGGTGGACCAGCGGCGGCAGCGCCGACGGCGGCTGCGGCGAAATGGTGTACGCCGACAGCAGCAGACGGCGCGCCTCCTCCAAACGCGCGTCGGAGTTGTACTCCACCGAACACAGCGGCTCGCCCGCCACCACGGCGTCACCCAATTTCTTGCGCACCATGATCCCCACCGCGTGATCGATCTTGTCTTCTTTCTTCTCGCGGCCGCCGCCGAGGACGACGCAGGCCGTCCCCACCTGCTCGCACATGATGGCGGTGACGTACCCCGCCGCCGGACTGGCGATGTCGACCGAGTGGCGGGCGCGCGGGAAGCGGGAAGGGTCGTCGATCACCTTCGGATCGCCGCCCTGGAGCTGGATGATCCGGCGGAATTTATCCAGAGCGAGGCCGCCGCGAATCATCTCCCCGGCCAGGCTCTTCCCTTCCTCGACGGATTTCGTGCGCTCGCCAAGATAAAACATCCAGCCGGAGAGTTCGAAACAAAGATCGCGCAGGTCCCCCGGCCCGCCGCCCTTGAGGACGTCAATACACTCGGCAACCTCGTTGGCGTTGCCGGCGGCGCGGCCCAACGGCTGGCTCATGTCGGTAATCAGGGCGACCACGCGCTTGCCCATGCGCCGGCCGGTCTCGACCATCAGGTCGGCGAGATGGACGGCGTCCTCTTCTTTCTTCATGAATGCGCCGGAGCCGGTCTTGACATCAAGCACCAGGGCGTCAAGGCCCTCGGCGAGTTTCTTGCTCATAATGGAGGCGCAGATCAGGCTGGGACTCTCGACGGTGCCGGTGACGTCGCGCAGGGCGTAAAGCTTCTTGTCGGCGGGGGCGATTTCGGCCGTCTGGCCGATCAGTCCACAGCCGCACTCTTTCAAGACGCGGCGGAATTCAGTGAGCGAGAGATTAACGTTGAATCCGGGTATGGATTCCAGCTTATCGAGCGTGCCGCCGGTGTGGCCAAGTCCGCGTCCGCTGATCATCGGGACCGGCAAGCCGCCGGCGGCCACGATGGGCGCCAGCACGAGCGAAGTCTTGTCGCCCACACCGCCGGTAGAGTGCTTATCCACCTTGCGTCCGGGAATGTCGGAAAAGTCCAGCACCTGGCCGGAGTGGAGCATGGCCTCGGTGAGCGCGGCGAGTTCGGGCTTGGACATGCCCTT from Terriglobia bacterium harbors:
- a CDS encoding TonB-dependent receptor, encoding MWLLAVCLLICAVAFAQSTTEGAVSGTVYDSTGAVVPNATIVVHNNATNAELTVTSDATGNFRATSLKPSVYTVTVTAAGFAPYKAQQVIVNVGTVTDLSPRLNVGNAAETVTVSAEAPQINTTSADFAPVLNNTAIANLPINGGRWSNFVLLTPTVVNDGSGFGLVSFRGMSVLLNNNTVDGADNNQAFFSEERGRTRAGYSSAKAAVQEFQVNTSNYSAEYGRSAGGVINTVTKSGTNNLHGEMYFYDRDNAWGASNPFTVLTTQDATGAFVTNQYKPTDVRKISGFAIGGPIKKDKLFFFMAFDWFKRNFPGTAVPSSAKTFFVVPTAGASAVTTLGSNLGASVSQCGGTALACYTNGLTGLLSETGPVPRTGEQFIWFPKLDWQISSRHRLSLEFNRMRWASPAGIQTQATNTDAINAFGNDYVKDTWGIARLDSMLTNNVSNQIRYQYGRDFEFENPQPPTAYDQRNFITSPNFPGYTNPLGFAPDVFITGGFDMGVVSFLTRPKYPDEYRHQIADTMSWSHGKHLFKFGMDFSHVNDTAIHNEFQFGAYSYSTITNYLSDLYKPNSCGAAHNTPCYSSYRQGFGPLGFQMSTNDIAFFFQDDWRMLPRLTLSLGLRYEYEQLPSAFSNLVNPDFSQTGKMPSDKNNFGPRIGFAWDVWGDGKTSLRGGWGIYYGRVINSTIFSALTATGMPSGQNLFSYTSTTGLAAGAAFPKILDPNVLPTGGASRPSVYFFDPNFQLPQIHQVDLTFEHELGWNTVVSLSYLGSFGRHLPSFIDTNLTAPASNLAYRITDANREGPLGPTGTIYTIPVYTARPNAKYGPVTDIFSPITSNYNAMVFQVNHRMSRHVQFSTNVTWGRSFDYNQNQQTFTDVNDFLFPTDPNFVREGYGRSKYDVPLRFVFHAVGESPWHKSGFAGFLANGWQIAPIFQWQNGLPFTMQESGSPSGTAQGGINGSGTGVGYTSAQGNFSGFNYIPGIGRNTFRGPNTAIFDLKISKVISYKERYSVEFSGEGFNLFNHVNTTGISTTGYLLGGTLAAPTMQFCGTAASGQTTTPCNTVFGSISNGNSNFAYSPRQVQLGIRVKF
- the udk gene encoding uridine kinase — protein: MSTTHIIAIAGPSCAGKTELAKSLSRLLSAPILPMDAYYRDLDFLPIESRCHFNFDLPDAVDHDLLRQHLTALAAGLPVQRPVYDFTVHTRSSSWETVTPGRHVILEGLFALYWADLRPLFGTKVYIDAPDDVCLARRQVRDVRERGRTAESVHNQYVEIVRPMAELYVRPTRCFADIVVSGEVPLEQSSAAVLARINAARPAVARPAG
- a CDS encoding purine-nucleoside phosphorylase, producing the protein MKPAVASARQLADDFTRAEEAANYLSSKTKLRPKVGLVLGSGLGSFADKLTGAVPIPYADIPHFPKPSAEGHAGNLVIGTLGHVPVACMQGRVHLYEGHSVRDVVFPVRALGRFGVKALILTNAAGGINETYTQGSLVVLKDHINLQGVNPLIGPNDERLGPRFLDMTQAYFRPYRQIAMEHGKRLGIDVFEGVYAALYGPMYETPAEIRYLRTIGADVVGMSTVAEVIAARHIGIRVLGISCVTNMAAGILDRPIDHKEVLETGERVKAKFIQLLEAIMPQVEDLAGS
- a CDS encoding NupC/NupG family nucleoside CNT transporter → MYRFVGILGLATMLGLAFAFSTARRSIRLKTLLWGVGLQFAFAFLVLRFDVGRLMLAKAGAGVTRLLSFSFAGSQFIFGDLGKKMSPQGFIFAFQVLPTIIFISAFFAVLYHFGIMQFIIKQFAKVMKLMGASGAESLDVAASVFMGQTEAPLTIRPFLPSLTRSELMTVMTAGMAHVSGGIMGAYVLYGIEAKHLLSAVIMTAPGTILMAKMLVPETEVPLTGESNSPRPESAPAKVELEDVNHKDENVLGAIARGTIDGMHLAFNVAAMLISFLALIALVNGIFGGIHNHWASWFPSSLEKVFGVIFAPVAFVIGVPWRDCLAVGNLLGTRMVINELVAFANLGPMRSTLDPRSFTIATFALCGFANFSSIGIQIGGISALAPNKRSDLAKLGFRAMLAGTMANLMSASIVGILLK
- a CDS encoding thymidine phosphorylase produces the protein MRIVDVIRRKRDGGELTRDEIGYIVSAYTEGAIPDYQIAALLMAIVLKGMSKPELAALTEAMLHSGQVLDFSDIPGRKVDKHSTGGVGDKTSLVLAPIVAAGGLPVPMISGRGLGHTGGTLDKLESIPGFNVNLSLTEFRRVLKECGCGLIGQTAEIAPADKKLYALRDVTGTVESPSLICASIMSKKLAEGLDALVLDVKTGSGAFMKKEEDAVHLADLMVETGRRMGKRVVALITDMSQPLGRAAGNANEVAECIDVLKGGGPGDLRDLCFELSGWMFYLGERTKSVEEGKSLAGEMIRGGLALDKFRRIIQLQGGDPKVIDDPSRFPRARHSVDIASPAAGYVTAIMCEQVGTACVVLGGGREKKEDKIDHAVGIMVRKKLGDAVVAGEPLCSVEYNSDARLEEARRLLLSAYTISPQPPSALPPLVHRVIGE